Proteins from a genomic interval of Clostridium scatologenes:
- a CDS encoding bifunctional enoyl-CoA hydratase/phosphate acetyltransferase, whose protein sequence is MVFKNFEELIKKVQNSGSKKIAAVVAAQDEHTLQAVFKARKDNIAEPLLIGNKSKIKEILSNLKEDLDDSSIIDVEDDASAAAKAVELVNSNKADFIMKGKIQTADLLKAVVNKEHGLRTGRVMSHFVINEIPNYHKLIVTTDGGMMMYPNVDEKKQIIENAVNTLIDMGYEKPKVAVLAAVEKVNPKMPESVDAGLLKEMNQKGEIKNCIVEGPISYDLTMSKESAEIKGYSSPVVGDADVLIVPNITAGNILGKALVFSAGGKMAGFIVGAKVPIVLTSRGSSAEEKYLSLVLSASAVK, encoded by the coding sequence ATGGTATTTAAAAATTTTGAAGAATTAATTAAAAAAGTTCAAAATTCAGGATCAAAGAAAATAGCAGCAGTAGTAGCAGCTCAAGATGAACACACTTTACAAGCTGTATTTAAAGCTAGAAAAGATAATATAGCAGAACCTTTATTGATAGGAAATAAATCAAAAATAAAAGAAATATTAAGTAATTTAAAAGAAGATTTAGATGATAGTTCTATTATTGATGTAGAAGATGATGCTTCAGCAGCAGCAAAGGCAGTAGAACTTGTTAATAGCAATAAAGCAGACTTTATAATGAAGGGTAAAATTCAAACTGCTGACCTTTTAAAAGCAGTAGTAAATAAGGAACATGGACTTAGAACAGGAAGGGTTATGTCTCATTTTGTTATTAATGAAATACCTAATTATCACAAGTTAATAGTAACTACAGATGGTGGAATGATGATGTATCCAAATGTAGATGAGAAAAAGCAAATCATTGAAAATGCTGTTAATACACTTATAGATATGGGATATGAAAAACCAAAAGTTGCAGTTTTAGCAGCTGTTGAAAAGGTTAATCCTAAAATGCCTGAATCTGTTGATGCAGGTTTATTAAAGGAAATGAATCAAAAAGGAGAAATAAAAAACTGTATTGTTGAAGGTCCTATATCCTATGATTTAACTATGAGTAAGGAATCAGCAGAAATAAAAGGATACAGTAGTCCTGTAGTGGGAGACGCAGATGTTTTAATTGTTCCAAACATTACTGCAGGAAATATACTTGGAAAAGCTTTAGTTTTCTCTGCAGGTGGTAAGATGGCAGGTTTTATAGTTGGAGCTAAGGTTCCTATTGTTTTAACTTCAAGAGGATCTTCAGCTGAAGAAAAATATCTATCATTAGTATTATCTGCATCAGCAGTTAAGTGA
- the buk gene encoding butyrate kinase translates to MSYKILAINPGSTSTKIALYEDEKEIFCKTLEHPVEQIEKYENTADQFDMRKEVVLSFLKQNGYEVKELAAVVGRGGMVPKVKSGAYKVNETMVDRLKNNPVVEHASNLGALIAYEIANSIGVPAYIYDSVRVDELEDIARISGMPDIPRTSTSHALNTRAMAMKVAKKYGKKYSDMNFIVAHLGGGISVNVHRKGKMVDIMADDEGPFSPERAGKVPCNALIDLCYSGKFDKKTTKKKLRGNGGLKAYLNTVDAREVEKMIENGDEKAKLVYEAMAYQVAKGIGELATVVEGKVDAIVITGGIAYSDMITNWIKKRVQFIAPVEIMPGENEMESLALGTLRVLKGEEEAREYVE, encoded by the coding sequence ATGAGTTATAAGATATTAGCAATTAACCCAGGATCTACTTCTACAAAAATAGCTTTATATGAAGATGAAAAAGAAATATTTTGTAAAACCTTAGAGCATCCAGTTGAACAAATTGAAAAATATGAGAATACCGCAGATCAATTTGATATGAGAAAAGAAGTTGTTCTTTCATTTTTAAAGCAAAATGGATATGAAGTTAAAGAATTAGCTGCAGTTGTTGGAAGAGGTGGAATGGTTCCAAAAGTAAAATCTGGAGCTTATAAAGTTAATGAAACAATGGTAGATAGATTGAAAAATAATCCAGTAGTAGAACATGCTTCAAATTTAGGAGCTTTAATTGCTTATGAAATAGCAAATTCTATTGGAGTACCAGCCTATATATATGACTCTGTTAGAGTAGATGAATTAGAGGATATAGCTCGTATATCAGGTATGCCGGATATACCAAGAACAAGTACTAGTCATGCATTAAATACAAGGGCAATGGCAATGAAGGTTGCAAAAAAATATGGTAAAAAGTATTCAGATATGAACTTTATTGTAGCCCATCTAGGTGGAGGAATATCAGTAAATGTTCATAGAAAAGGAAAAATGGTAGATATAATGGCAGATGATGAAGGACCATTTTCACCTGAAAGAGCTGGAAAAGTCCCTTGCAATGCACTTATAGATCTTTGCTATTCAGGAAAATTTGATAAAAAAACTACGAAGAAAAAATTAAGGGGAAATGGTGGATTAAAAGCTTATCTTAACACTGTTGATGCTAGAGAAGTTGAAAAAATGATTGAAAATGGAGATGAAAAAGCTAAGCTTGTTTATGAAGCTATGGCTTATCAGGTTGCTAAAGGAATAGGTGAACTTGCAACAGTAGTAGAAGGTAAGGTAGATGCTATTGTTATTACAGGAGGTATAGCATATTCCGATATGATAACTAACTGGATTAAAAAGCGTGTACAGTTTATTGCACCTGTTGAAATTATGCCTGGTGAAAATGAAATGGAATCTTTAGCTTTGGGAACACTTAGAGTGTTAAAGGGTGAAGAAGAAGCAAGAGAATATGTTGAATAA
- the vorB gene encoding 3-methyl-2-oxobutanoate dehydrogenase subunit VorB — MSRIFMKGCEAIAEAAVRAGCRFFAGYPITPQNEIPEYFARRLPEVGGNFVQGESEVASVNMVYGAASTGTRAMTSSSSCGISLKSEGISYCASARIPMVYANISRGGPGVGSIQPAQQDYLQATKASGNGGFEMLVFAPATVQEAVDMTYKAFDYAQRDRNPVLILCDGVIGTMMEPVVLPEMKTDEEVAELKEANKDWACIGHKLDYKNRAWIQPGQWLTSKMQSVNEEAAALYASWEKDVQVEEYMVEDAEIVIAAYGISARVSKSAVDILRKEGVKVGLIRPITVHPFPYKAFDNINYDVCKTVLDVEMSIPAQLLHDVEKGVKERCSIDTCLCSGGNIMSREAIIKAIKKINEN; from the coding sequence ATGTCTAGAATATTTATGAAAGGCTGTGAAGCTATTGCAGAAGCAGCTGTTAGAGCTGGATGTAGATTTTTTGCCGGATATCCTATCACACCACAAAATGAAATTCCAGAATATTTCGCAAGAAGATTGCCTGAAGTTGGAGGGAATTTTGTACAAGGAGAAAGCGAAGTTGCTTCTGTAAATATGGTTTATGGCGCTGCTTCAACAGGAACAAGAGCAATGACATCATCATCAAGCTGTGGTATATCACTAAAAAGTGAAGGTATTTCATACTGTGCATCAGCACGTATACCAATGGTGTATGCTAACATATCACGTGGAGGCCCTGGTGTGGGTTCTATTCAGCCAGCTCAGCAAGATTATCTTCAAGCAACAAAAGCTTCAGGTAATGGTGGATTTGAAATGTTAGTATTTGCTCCAGCTACAGTTCAGGAAGCTGTTGATATGACATATAAAGCATTTGATTATGCACAAAGAGACAGAAACCCTGTTTTAATTCTTTGTGACGGTGTTATTGGAACAATGATGGAACCAGTTGTGTTACCTGAAATGAAAACAGATGAAGAAGTTGCTGAATTAAAAGAAGCTAACAAAGATTGGGCTTGTATTGGTCATAAATTAGACTACAAAAATAGAGCATGGATTCAACCAGGTCAATGGTTGACAAGCAAAATGCAGAGCGTAAATGAAGAAGCTGCGGCTTTATATGCCTCATGGGAAAAAGATGTACAAGTAGAAGAATATATGGTGGAAGATGCGGAAATAGTTATTGCAGCTTATGGTATTTCGGCTCGTGTATCAAAATCAGCTGTTGATATTCTTCGAAAGGAAGGTGTCAAAGTTGGATTAATAAGACCAATTACGGTACATCCTTTCCCATATAAAGCCTTTGATAATATCAATTATGATGTATGTAAAACTGTTCTTGATGTTGAAATGTCTATTCCAGCACAGCTTTTACATGATGTAGAAAAAGGCGTAAAAGAACGTTGTTCAATTGATACATGTTTATGCTCAGGTGGTAACATTATGAGTCGTGAAGCTATTATAAAAGCTATTAAAAAAATTAATGAAAACTAG
- the hpdC gene encoding 4-hydroxyphenylacetate decarboxylase small subunit, with amino-acid sequence MRHYDCKNYINLDCEKGLCALTKGMVPIDGEGSEACPNFKPAEKCGNCKNFCNPDKYGLGTCTGLEKENWAYATCGASACPSYKAE; translated from the coding sequence ATGCGCCACTATGATTGTAAAAATTATATAAATTTAGATTGTGAAAAAGGTCTTTGTGCACTAACAAAGGGAATGGTTCCTATTGATGGTGAAGGAAGTGAAGCTTGCCCTAATTTCAAACCAGCTGAAAAATGCGGAAATTGCAAAAATTTTTGTAATCCGGATAAATACGGATTGGGAACATGTACAGGCTTAGAAAAAGAAAATTGGGCATATGCTACTTGTGGTGCTTCTGCATGTCCTAGTTATAAAGCAGAATAG
- a CDS encoding 2-oxoacid:acceptor oxidoreductase family protein, with protein sequence METNLCVAGFGGQGVMTLGKFLASATCDSTEKNVTFFPSYGAEQRGGTANCFVVISDEMIGAPLGDVMDDLIVMNEPSLDKFLDTLKESGRLFINSSIVKKEITRKDIKIISAPVTELALELGNAKVLNVIMLGVYVGFTEVISPEIVWETIEHKLGKKPKLLPLNKQAFEKGLEIGRSQR encoded by the coding sequence ATGGAAACAAACTTGTGTGTTGCCGGATTCGGCGGACAGGGTGTTATGACACTTGGAAAATTTTTAGCATCTGCAACCTGTGATTCTACAGAAAAAAACGTTACTTTCTTCCCATCATATGGAGCTGAGCAGCGTGGTGGTACAGCAAACTGTTTCGTTGTTATTTCAGACGAAATGATAGGGGCACCTTTAGGTGATGTTATGGATGATTTGATTGTTATGAACGAACCATCATTAGATAAATTTCTTGATACATTAAAAGAAAGCGGTAGACTTTTTATTAACAGCTCAATCGTTAAAAAAGAGATTACAAGAAAAGATATTAAAATAATTTCTGCTCCTGTAACAGAGCTTGCTCTTGAGCTTGGAAATGCAAAAGTTCTTAATGTTATCATGCTTGGTGTATATGTAGGTTTTACTGAAGTTATTTCTCCTGAGATTGTTTGGGAAACAATTGAACACAAACTTGGTAAAAAGCCAAAGTTACTTCCATTAAACAAACAAGCCTTTGAAAAAGGACTTGAAATTGGAAGGTCTCAAAGATAA
- a CDS encoding 4Fe-4S binding protein translates to MAKVEIRSESCKSCQYCIKFCPKGVLAVGHEVNSKGYEYIVPVNMDACIGCCMCARMCPDAAIEVYK, encoded by the coding sequence ATGGCAAAAGTAGAGATTAGATCAGAAAGCTGTAAGAGTTGTCAATATTGTATTAAGTTTTGCCCTAAAGGTGTACTTGCCGTAGGACATGAAGTTAATTCAAAAGGCTATGAATATATAGTGCCAGTTAATATGGATGCTTGTATAGGATGCTGCATGTGCGCAAGAATGTGTCCTGATGCTGCGATTGAAGTATATAAATAA
- a CDS encoding thiamine pyrophosphate-dependent enzyme — translation MEKIYSRTKTIQEDKVSGFCPGCMHSTVIKLIGEVLEEMNIVEKTACVLGIGCCGLHMDYIAYDNITSPHGRACAVATGIKRANPDTLVFTYQGDGDFASIGLAESVSAANRGENITVIFINNGIYGMTGGQMAPTTLIGMKASTAPKGRIAEEHGYPMHMCEILNQLTAPAYLERTSCNTPQNVIKTKNAIRKAFENQLNGKGFSMVEIVTNCPTNWGLEPLDSLKFIEEKMLPEYPLGVIRDK, via the coding sequence ATGGAAAAGATTTATTCAAGAACAAAAACAATCCAAGAAGATAAAGTTTCCGGTTTCTGCCCGGGATGTATGCATAGTACAGTTATCAAATTAATAGGCGAAGTTTTAGAAGAAATGAACATTGTTGAAAAAACTGCTTGTGTCCTTGGTATAGGATGCTGCGGACTTCATATGGACTATATTGCATATGACAATATAACTTCTCCTCACGGACGTGCCTGTGCAGTTGCAACAGGTATTAAAAGAGCAAACCCAGATACATTGGTTTTTACCTATCAGGGAGATGGTGACTTTGCTTCTATTGGACTTGCTGAATCAGTTTCAGCAGCAAACCGCGGCGAAAACATTACTGTTATTTTTATAAACAATGGTATTTATGGTATGACAGGAGGCCAGATGGCTCCTACTACATTAATTGGTATGAAAGCAAGTACAGCGCCTAAAGGACGTATAGCTGAGGAACATGGATATCCAATGCATATGTGTGAAATATTAAACCAGCTTACAGCTCCAGCATATTTGGAACGTACAAGCTGCAATACTCCACAAAATGTAATTAAAACTAAAAATGCAATAAGAAAAGCATTCGAGAATCAGTTGAACGGTAAAGGATTTTCAATGGTTGAAATTGTAACAAACTGCCCAACAAACTGGGGACTTGAACCACTGGATTCACTTAAATTCATTGAAGAAAAAATGCTTCCAGAATATCCATTGGGTGTAATAAGAGATAAATAG
- the hpdA gene encoding 4-hydroxyphenylacetate decarboxylase activase, with protein sequence MKEKGLIFDIQSFSVHDGPGCRTSVFFIGCPLQCKWCANPESWTKKKHIMVAENVCKWKNGCRSCINACSHDSIKFSEDGKLKISWDTCEKCETFDCVNMCPNNALKQCVKEYTVDELMTILKRDFNNWGSDGGVTFTGGDPLMHHEFLVEVLKKCYDSQIHKAIETSGYAKQEVFLEVLKYIDFAFIDVKNMDREKHKQGTGVYNDLILSNIEALKKSNWNGRLVLRQPTIAGYNDSDENAYKLIEFMNKNSLYEINLLKFHRLGETKWNQLGKEYEYSKYGDMTNEKMEHLQQLYLDNNIACYIGDNTPF encoded by the coding sequence ATGAAGGAAAAAGGTTTAATATTTGATATACAAAGCTTTTCTGTACATGATGGACCAGGTTGTAGAACCAGTGTATTTTTTATAGGGTGTCCACTTCAGTGTAAATGGTGTGCCAATCCAGAAAGTTGGACTAAGAAAAAACATATTATGGTTGCAGAAAATGTATGCAAGTGGAAAAATGGATGTCGATCATGTATAAATGCATGTTCACATGATTCAATTAAATTCAGTGAGGATGGCAAGCTTAAAATATCCTGGGATACTTGTGAAAAATGTGAGACTTTTGACTGTGTTAATATGTGTCCTAATAATGCTTTGAAGCAGTGTGTTAAGGAATATACAGTAGATGAGCTTATGACAATTTTAAAGCGTGATTTCAATAATTGGGGTTCTGATGGAGGAGTAACCTTTACAGGAGGAGATCCTCTTATGCATCATGAATTTTTGGTGGAAGTACTGAAAAAATGTTATGATAGCCAGATTCATAAAGCAATTGAAACTAGTGGATATGCAAAACAGGAAGTGTTCTTAGAAGTATTAAAGTACATTGATTTTGCATTTATTGATGTAAAAAATATGGATAGAGAAAAGCATAAGCAAGGAACTGGAGTTTATAATGATTTAATACTTTCAAATATTGAAGCACTTAAAAAGTCCAATTGGAATGGAAGACTTGTTTTAAGACAACCTACTATAGCAGGATATAATGACAGTGATGAAAATGCATATAAGCTAATTGAATTTATGAATAAAAATTCTCTATATGAAATCAACCTTTTGAAATTCCACAGGTTGGGAGAAACAAAGTGGAATCAGCTAGGAAAAGAGTACGAATATAGTAAGTATGGAGATATGACAAATGAAAAAATGGAGCATCTTCAACAGTTATATTTAGATAATAATATAGCTTGCTATATAGGTGATAATACGCCTTTTTAA
- the dapB gene encoding 4-hydroxy-tetrahydrodipicolinate reductase — protein sequence MIKVGLIGLGKTGQHIANGILEQNNMQIVAAICSPKSTKKGMDLGKLLENNNTNIKISTSDELESVIFKTKPDVFVDFSTPEATLKNAVTLSKMKINMVIGTTGFTEENITTLQNIAYKFKNGIVYAPNITLGVNVMMLLSNIAATILNNYDFQIIEMHHKNKKDSPSGTALKLSNEIKHGLQAAGVNNKVIPIDAIRAGNIVGKHKLLIVGEHDQIEISHESFSRKAFSLGAINAVNYIYKKSGYYEMKDILDLKKILCEYIDSLNIVSY from the coding sequence ATGATTAAAGTAGGTCTAATAGGTTTAGGCAAAACAGGACAACATATCGCAAATGGAATTTTAGAACAAAATAATATGCAAATTGTAGCTGCAATTTGCAGTCCAAAAAGCACAAAAAAAGGAATGGACTTAGGAAAGTTACTTGAAAATAATAATACAAACATAAAAATAAGTACTTCTGACGAACTAGAAAGTGTAATTTTTAAAACTAAGCCTGATGTGTTTGTAGATTTTTCAACTCCTGAAGCAACTTTGAAAAATGCTGTTACATTATCAAAAATGAAAATAAATATGGTCATCGGCACCACTGGTTTTACTGAAGAAAATATCACTACTCTTCAAAATATAGCTTATAAGTTTAAGAACGGTATAGTTTATGCACCAAATATTACTCTAGGTGTAAATGTAATGATGTTACTAAGTAATATTGCAGCAACTATATTAAACAACTATGATTTTCAAATTATAGAAATGCATCATAAAAACAAAAAAGATTCACCTTCAGGTACAGCATTAAAATTATCAAATGAGATTAAACATGGACTTCAAGCTGCAGGAGTAAATAATAAAGTTATTCCTATCGATGCTATACGCGCTGGTAATATAGTAGGAAAACATAAGTTACTTATAGTTGGAGAACATGACCAAATAGAAATAAGCCATGAATCTTTTTCCAGAAAAGCTTTTTCCTTGGGAGCTATTAATGCAGTAAATTATATATATAAAAAATCTGGGTACTATGAAATGAAGGATATACTAGATCTTAAAAAAATACTATGTGAGTATATTGATTCGTTAAATATAGTTTCATATTAA
- the hpdB gene encoding 4-hydroxyphenylacetate decarboxylase large subunit, with the protein MNVKETKLEDVLKSRGIDMKDAYNISEADIPEAKESTQKLMDIYYTLKVTADMEAAYWYNRTWWENDGEVIEVRRAKAVAASLSHMTPTILPYEKLVMNKTKNVRGAFPFPWVCASFFNAQAEALMNEVDAPAENEADSVSVVGAGGGNVTESYGNVISIAKKFGMRKEEIPVLVKTSKPWEGISVEELSNKYSKMTPGYDQFKNIMESVICMFDSFAIPQGREVINYYMPLQYGFDGIIKLCDEKIAEVMGEAGDDGDFGMSRGYYYAAMKEITKGLSAWCENYSKRAKYLASIETDSEIKANYEKIEEVMGNIAHKKPANFWEAIQMTLCCHFGVVNEDPQSGLSIGRLGQVLQPFYEKDVEDGIMTDEEVIELLELYRIKITCIECFASAGVSGGVLSGNTFNNLSLGGQNYDGLSAVTPLEYLIVEAGMRNQTPQPTLSVLYDEKTPEDFLMKAASCTKLGLGYPAWMNNQTGMNFMMRNYGPEGMDLHDARAWCLGGCLESAPGCFLPLEYNGKVTMIPGGASPTCGTGVHFIGMPKVLELVLTNGLDKRTGKQVYPPHNKKLDSYETMVNQWKEYMELTTDVVNRCNNIQMDIWRKYNMPAVNSLLKPDCFKKGKHIGTMGARYNSCINFESCGTITFVNSLSSIKKNVFDDSKFTIEEMTDAMLNNFGFKTAYETEVFSPDFRESTDKSTKYEKIFAACVNAPKYGNADKYADEIFKAYHYYIYDMTHKFRSYYGKPLYLCQISVSTHGPQGFVTLATADGRLAGTTYSDGSVSAAAGTDKNGIYAIFESATVYDHSMHQNAQMNLKLHPTAVKGINGTRKLLDLVRAYMRKGGFHVQFNVVDSKTLRDAQLTPEKYRELMVRVAGFTQYWCEIGKPIQDEVIYRTEYDK; encoded by the coding sequence ATGAACGTTAAAGAAACTAAACTTGAAGATGTTTTAAAAAGTCGTGGTATTGACATGAAAGATGCTTACAATATTTCAGAAGCAGATATTCCAGAAGCAAAGGAAAGTACTCAAAAGCTTATGGATATCTATTATACTTTAAAGGTTACTGCAGATATGGAAGCTGCATATTGGTATAACAGAACTTGGTGGGAAAATGATGGTGAAGTAATTGAAGTAAGAAGAGCTAAAGCTGTAGCAGCTTCTTTATCACACATGACACCTACCATTTTACCTTATGAGAAGCTTGTTATGAACAAGACAAAAAATGTTAGAGGTGCATTTCCTTTTCCTTGGGTTTGTGCAAGTTTTTTTAATGCTCAAGCAGAAGCTTTAATGAACGAAGTTGATGCTCCAGCAGAGAATGAAGCTGACTCAGTAAGTGTTGTTGGTGCTGGTGGAGGTAATGTTACTGAAAGTTATGGAAATGTTATTTCTATTGCTAAAAAGTTTGGTATGAGAAAAGAAGAAATTCCTGTTTTAGTTAAAACCTCAAAGCCTTGGGAAGGAATTTCAGTAGAAGAATTAAGTAATAAATACTCAAAGATGACACCAGGATATGATCAGTTTAAAAATATCATGGAAAGTGTTATCTGTATGTTTGACTCTTTTGCGATTCCACAGGGGCGTGAAGTAATTAACTATTATATGCCTTTGCAGTATGGTTTTGATGGAATTATCAAATTATGTGATGAAAAAATTGCTGAAGTCATGGGTGAAGCTGGTGACGATGGTGATTTTGGTATGAGCAGAGGTTATTACTATGCAGCAATGAAGGAAATTACTAAGGGTTTAAGTGCATGGTGTGAAAATTATTCAAAGAGAGCAAAATATTTAGCTTCCATTGAAACAGATTCAGAAATTAAAGCCAACTATGAAAAAATTGAAGAAGTTATGGGAAACATTGCTCATAAGAAACCTGCAAACTTCTGGGAAGCAATTCAGATGACACTTTGCTGTCATTTTGGTGTTGTTAATGAAGATCCTCAATCTGGTCTTTCAATTGGAAGATTAGGACAAGTATTACAGCCATTCTATGAAAAAGATGTTGAGGATGGTATTATGACAGATGAAGAAGTAATTGAACTTCTTGAATTATACAGAATTAAAATTACTTGTATTGAATGTTTTGCATCAGCTGGTGTATCTGGTGGTGTTCTTTCTGGTAATACCTTTAACAATCTTTCATTAGGAGGACAGAATTATGATGGACTTTCAGCAGTTACTCCACTAGAATATTTAATTGTTGAAGCAGGTATGAGAAATCAAACTCCTCAACCTACGTTGAGTGTATTATACGATGAAAAAACGCCAGAAGATTTCCTTATGAAGGCTGCTTCCTGTACAAAACTTGGTCTTGGATATCCTGCATGGATGAACAATCAAACAGGTATGAACTTTATGATGAGAAACTATGGACCAGAGGGAATGGATCTTCATGATGCAAGAGCATGGTGTCTTGGAGGATGTCTAGAATCTGCACCTGGATGTTTCTTGCCACTTGAATATAATGGAAAAGTAACAATGATTCCAGGAGGTGCATCACCTACATGTGGTACAGGTGTTCATTTTATTGGTATGCCTAAAGTACTTGAGCTTGTTTTAACAAACGGTTTAGATAAAAGAACAGGAAAACAAGTATACCCACCTCACAACAAGAAGCTTGATTCTTATGAAACAATGGTGAATCAATGGAAAGAGTACATGGAACTTACTACAGATGTTGTAAATAGGTGTAACAATATTCAAATGGATATTTGGAGAAAATACAATATGCCAGCTGTTAATTCCTTGTTAAAACCTGATTGTTTCAAAAAAGGCAAACACATTGGCACTATGGGAGCAAGATATAATTCATGTATTAATTTTGAATCCTGTGGAACTATTACTTTTGTAAATTCATTGAGTTCTATTAAGAAGAACGTTTTTGATGATAGTAAATTTACAATTGAAGAAATGACAGATGCAATGCTTAATAATTTTGGATTTAAGACTGCATATGAAACAGAAGTATTTTCACCTGATTTTAGAGAAAGTACAGATAAGAGCACTAAATATGAGAAAATATTTGCAGCATGTGTAAATGCACCAAAATACGGTAATGCTGATAAGTATGCAGATGAAATTTTTAAGGCATATCATTACTATATTTATGATATGACACATAAATTCCGTTCATATTATGGCAAACCTTTATATTTGTGTCAGATTTCAGTATCAACACATGGACCTCAAGGCTTTGTAACTCTAGCTACAGCTGATGGAAGACTTGCAGGAACAACTTATTCAGATGGTTCTGTATCTGCAGCAGCAGGAACAGATAAGAATGGTATTTATGCTATATTTGAATCTGCAACAGTTTATGATCACTCAATGCATCAAAATGCACAGATGAATTTAAAATTACATCCAACAGCGGTTAAAGGTATCAATGGAACAAGAAAGCTTCTTGATCTTGTACGTGCTTACATGAGAAAAGGTGGATTCCATGTTCAGTTTAATGTTGTTGATTCTAAAACATTGAGAGATGCCCAGCTTACACCAGAGAAATATAGAGAACTTATGGTTCGTGTAGCTGGATTTACTCAATACTGGTGTGAAATCGGTAAGCCTATTCAAGATGAAGTTATTTATAGAACTGAATATGATAAATAA